The DNA segment AAATATTGTTAGCGGAAAAACTAATATTTTAGTTGGTATTAAAGATGATACTGACACCTTAGTTGATAATGAATTAAAGACTTTAGGAATAACACCTGATGCTACTTTAGATAATAAACTTGACTCATATATGTTAAACGCCGGAACTTTTAATAATGGTAGTTATATTACTTTATTAGCTAAAGATGCTACTGCGGCTTTTTACGGGGCAACTACTTTATGACATATCTTTAACCAACTAGATGGTTTTAAAATAAGAAATCTAACTATTAAAGATTATGCTGATTTAAAAGTTCGTGGTGTATCGGATGCATACTTTTGAGATACTTATACCGATTTAGGAAATTACACAACAAATAACCGTTGAAATTCGGCAGATGATATTATTGGATTTATGAAATATGCAAGTTTTTACAAACTTAACACATTTATCTTCCGCCCTGATGATTTAATTTTACCTAATATAGACAGTAAAAATTCAGCAAGCAAATGACAAGAACTTTATACAGAAGAAGAAATAAATAAATTTAAAGAAGTATTAGCAACATCAAAAGAAAGCAAAGTACAATTTGATTTTTCATTTGATCTATTAAAAAGTTTTGATGTTTCAAATGATACCGATTATAAAACTCAATTTGATTTATTAACCAAAAAAAT comes from the Mycoplasmopsis mustelae genome and includes:
- a CDS encoding beta-N-acetylglucosaminidase domain-containing protein, which codes for MNIKKKIKYMLSTAGSFGLLATVATVAAGETTSDSSTNTTTSTKQEITYNIFPEVQNIKYTDGSISITPEVNLVFENGIDAATIARFDQVLKLRNLTYTKSRNIVSGKTNILVGIKDDTDTLVDNELKTLGITPDATLDNKLDSYMLNAGTFNNGSYITLLAKDATAAFYGATTLWHIFNQLDGFKIRNLTIKDYADLKVRGVSDAYFWDTYTDLGNYTTNNRWNSADDIIGFMKYASFYKLNTFIFRPDDLILPNIDSKNSASKWQELYTEEEINKFKEVLATSKESKVQFDFSFDLLKSFDVSNDTDYKTQFDLLTKKMTQMLQIGVRQFSVVSRGVAVTHENYITKLFVDLIQWLKQQKQTYTDLNTNMLFFGRYGEYS